The sequence AAGACATTTTTCTTATTTTTCTTCTCCACAGTTAGTAAGCCCTTCTGGATTGCCACATAGGGAATGGCATTGACCACATCCCGTAGCGTGATGCCGGGCTGCAGTTCACCCGTGAAGCGCACCAGCACGGACTCCGGCATATCTAAGGGCATGGCTCCGATCGCTGCCGCAAAGGCGACCAGACCTGATCCAGCGGGAAAGGAAATGCCCATGGGGAAACGGGTGTGGGAATCGCCACCGGTGCCCACCGTATCGGGGAGCAACATGCGGTTTAGCCAAGAGTGGATGATGCCATCTCCCGGACGCAGGGCAACGCCGCCCCGCTCGGCGAAGAAGTCGGGTAGGTCTTGGTGGGTTTTGATGTCCACGGGCTTGGGATAGGCGGCGGTGTGGCAGAAGCTTTGCATCACCAGATCGGCGCTGAACCCTAGACAGGCGAGTTCTTTCATCTCGTCGCGGGTCATGGGGCCAGTAGTGTCTTGGGAACCGACGGTGGTCATCATCGGTTCGCAGGACGTACCCGGACGCACGCCGGGCAGACCGCAGGCCTTGCCCACCATTTTTTGCGCCAGGGTGAAGCCCTTGCCAGTATCTGCAGGCGTTGCCGGACGGACAAAAAGATCGCTGGGGGGCAATCCTAGGGCAAGGCGAGTTTTATCGGTGAGCGATCGCCCAATCAGGAGAGGAATGCGACCGCCAGCCCGCACTTCATCCAGAATGGTTTCTGGCTTGAGGCTGAAGGTGGAGATCACCTCGCCCGCTTCGTTGGTGATTTCGCCCTTGTAGGGGTAGATGGTGATCACGTCGCCGGTTTCCATCTGAGCAACGTCGCACTCGATAGGCAGGGCACCGGAATCTTCAGCGGTGTTGAAGAAAATGGGGGCGATCGCTCCTCCCAGAATATAGCCACCCGATCGCTTGTTGGGGACACAGGGAATGTCGTCGCCAATGTGCCACAGCACCGAGTTGATGGCAGACTTCCGTGACGAACCCGTACCCACCACATCCCCCACATAGACAACGGGATGGCCCTTTTCTTTGAGCTGCTCTAGGATTGTCAACGCATTGGGAATGCGCGACTCCAGCATCACCAAGGCATGGAGAGGAATATCAGGACGGGTAGTGGCGTGGGGAGCGGGGGATAGATCGTCGGTATTGGTTTCCCCTGGCACCTTAAACACCGTGACGGTAATCTGCTCGGGCACGGTGGAACGCTTGGTAAACCAATCGGCATTGGCCCAGGAATCCACCACCTGCTTGGCGTAGGAATTGGTCTCCGCCAATTCCATAACATCATGAAAAGCATCGTAGACCAGCAGGGTTTTGCTCAAGGCCTCGGCAGCCGTCTGCGCCAGGGCGGCATCATCCAGCTTGAGCACCTCAATTAACGCCTGGACGCTGTAGCCACCCATCATCGTCCCCAGCAGCACCACCGCATCGTGGGGCGGCAGTAACGGACTCGTCACCTCACCCTTGGCGATCGCGGTCAGGAACGATGCCTTGACATAGGATGCCTGGTCTACACCGGGGGGAATGCGATCGCGCAGGAGGGCAAGGAGGGTGTCTTCTTCCCCGGGCGGCGGATTTTTGAGTAATTCACAGAGGTCAGCCGTTTGCTCAGCGGTGAGGGGAAGGGGGGGAATGCCCAAAGCAGCCCGCTCAGCCACGTGTTGACGATATTGCTCTAACATAGTTGATCCTCTCCAAGCGATAGCGCGAGTCTATAATTATTGTTGCAATTTCTTGCCATTACAATAGCGCGATCGCCCTACAAGTCTATCAAGAAGTCCTAACCGAGTGGTTGGCTGACTAACTTAAAGACCCTTACCCCAAACCCCTCTCCCAGGGCACTGAGTAGAGCCTCATCCATTCATGGCGTCAGATCCCCGCGACCTAGGAAGATGCTAGGAATAGTCTGTAGGCACCATCTGAGACATTAGGATGGTAGTCTACACCGCGATCTCTGGGCAAAAGCAGTTCGCCAAAGGCAACAAGGCGATAAGATGGAAAGAAGTTTCTGGATCGGTGGTCGTGCGATCGCCCCCAGAGTTGCTCCAGGTAGTTCTAGCGTCTCATTTTTGGTGTCTATGGTTATCACCCTACTACTCTATGCCGCCCTAGGCGGTGCGTATCTGTTGGTCATGCCAGTGGCTATCCTTTTCTACCTCCAGCAACGTTGGTACATCGCCAGTTCTATTGAGCGGGTGCTGATGTATTTCATGGTCTTTTTCTTCTTCCCAGGGCTGTTGGTTCTCAGTCCTTTTGTCAACCTGCGTCCTCAAAAACGGCAATTGTCCTAAGCGATCGCCGGTTCACGATGGAGACGTTCCATGCTGTTTCGGGATAGCAAGCCATGCGGCGGATTGATGTAATTGGCGTTGGTTTCGGCATCTTTGCCGCCGGGGGGCTCATCTATTTGGGTCTCCGGGGTGCTGGTCTCGAAGGAGCCAATGCTGGCATCTGGAGCCAGGTAATCTTGCTGGGGGGCGTGGGTGGATGGTTGGTGACCTATCTGTTTCGGGCCGGCACGCATACGATGACCTACAACCAACAGCTTCGCGACTACGAAGATGCGGTTTTGCAAAAACGTCTGGATGAAATGACCCCCGAGGAACTGGCTGCCCTGCAGGCCAAGCTCGACCAAGAGTCTGAATCATCCTCAGATGCGACCGCTGATTCAGAGTGATGCCGGGGTGATTATGGCTCCTGCGGAAAAAAATGGAGAGCGATCGCCTGTTGGGTCAAAATGCGCCGTAGAATGGGGAACGGTCAGCGCGTTTTGGTGGGGTTTGTTATGGTTTCTGTCTCTCAACGGATGAATGCACTACGGGATCGGGGCCAATGTGCGCTGGTGCCGTTCATTACAGCAGGGGATCCAGATTTAGAGACAACCGCTAAAGCATTGCGGCTGTTGGATGCCAACGGCGCTGATTTCATCGAGCTAGGGGTGCCTTACTCTGACCCGCTGGCGGATGGCCCAGTGATCCAAGCAGCCGCTACCCGAGCCCTCGCCAACGGTACCAAGCTGGAACAGGTGCTCGATATGGTGCGCACCGTCTCCCCCGACCTGCAAGCTCCGATCATTTTGTTTACCTACTACAACCCCATTTTGAACCGTGGGCTGGATACATTTTTCCAAACCATTGCTGAAGCAGGGGTAAAGGGGATTGTCATTCCCGACTTGCCCCTAGAGGAAGTCGGAGGTGTGATGGCAGCGGCTAATCAAGCGGCGGTGGAGGTGACGCTACTGGTAGCTCCCACCAGTCCCATGGAACGGATCAAGGCGATCGCCGCCCAGTCCCAAGGATTTATCTATCTTGTCAGTGTGACTGGCGTGACCGGAATGCGCACCCAAATGGGCAACCGCGCCAAGGAACTGCTCAGCGATCTCCGGGGGGTCACCGATAAGTCTATTGGCGTGGGCTTTGGTATTTCCCAGCCAGAACAGGCTCGGCAGGTGATGGAATGGGGGGCCGATGCGGTGATTGTGGGCAGTGCTTTTGTGAAACGCTTGGCCGAGGGAACTCCCGAGCAAGGCTTGAAGGCGATCGCCTCCTTTTGCCAAAGCCTGAAAGCCGCCATTACCGCTGACCAAGGCTAATATCAAATACGGTTAGACAAGCCATGCCTTGAAAGCTTGGACAGTCCCAGACAGCGGTTCCAGATGTCTGTAGTCCCCTTGGCAAGGGGGCGGCGAATCGAGGATCAAATGGCATATCCCTTCAAGCAGACTTGATGTCAAATACCAAAGGCACGCTTAGCGGCAGCTAGCTTGGCCTTGCGATCGTCCAAGCCGTTATAGCCACCGTTAATCATCAGGGTGACCTGTTCCACATTATCGCGGTCGGCCCAGACGTTGAGTTGCCGCGAATCCCAATACCAGCCAGCACTGCGACAGGCCAAGACATCGGTGGCAAGCAGGGTGGGCTGCTGAACCAAGTCAACCCCTAGGGCATCACCACATTGACGATAGTTGAAGCGTCCAGTAATTTGAATCAGACCGCGACCCTTATAGCGCCGTCCATCGCCAGCAAAGAAGTTACCCAAATCTGCGCGCCCTTCATAGTCACTACCATCAGCAAATTCTTCCACGGCATTGAAGTTGGCCGATTCGTGGGCCACCTGAGATAAGAAATGGGCTTTGCGCAGAGAAGTGCTGATGTTGAACTCCACCAAGGTGGCATTGAGATGGGGCAAAAACTTACGGATTTGCGATCGCTGCGCCGTGGGAGCAATCTGCACCAGTTGCGATTCCGTCACTTCTTGGATGGTGGGAAAAAGTCCTTGGTAGGGCAAGCGCTCGACGGGGCGTCCTGGAAGCTGATTGAGCCCGCGCAGAGTGGTAATTTTGCGAATCACATCATCCACAACCGCATCCGTTGATCCCAAGCGATCGCTGTTGATATTGGTGATGAACACCTGCAGCGCATCCGCTGCCCGGCGACGAAATTCTGGGAACGGAACAGATTCTGGCAGAACAATCACCCCTTGATAGGGCAGACGATTACTAGGGCGTCCTGGCTGCCGCCCCAGGGCCCGCAGCAGGGAGTCAGCCAGATCATCCGCAGCCGTGGGCGTCACATCTGGAATTTCTGCCACCAAGCGCCGTAGATGTTGCCCGCCCTGCTGCCGCCAGAGCTGGAGTTGTAGGGTGCTGATATTGACTTGAGTGTAGCCAAACAAGCCTTCGTAGGGATAGACGCCTACCGGCCGGGCAATGGAAAATCCCTTAAGAGAACGGATCAGGGCATCGGCCTGTTCATCCATCGGCAAAATGCTAGGTAGGCGTAGTCGCTCTAGGTAAACTTGGACACCTGCCGCTGCCTGCTCCCGTAGTTCATTCACGGGCTTTTGCCCAAATAATCCTACGTAGGGCTCTCGCCCCAAGCTTCGGGGAGGCTGTTCTCCAAGAGCCCTCAATAGGTCATCGACTAAGCCATCGGTAGCGGTGAGGGTTGAACTCGCAATCCTTGGTATCAGAACCCTAAGGGTGCTGCCGGCTTGGGTACGCCAAGTTTGGAGATGAGATGAAGTGTTCATGGTAAGGAGCGATCGCCCGCATCTGCTAACGACAGGGTGGCGTAGATTACACCACCATCCTGAAGGGTACTGCAATTTTGGTCATTCAGCATCCACTCTTGTCGCTCATGTATACCGTAAGTGCAATGACGTAAAAACCCTAGAAACCCCTGCCATTTGGGCCATGGCCGCTACCGTTCAGGCTTCGGCTAAAGCAGGATAACCCAAGAGGCTGATGATCTCCGTTGAATCTCTCTATCAAATCCATAGATGAGATGACCACATCTTATCTATTATTTTGTTCAACACCTCTGCCGGGGTTGATGTCTGCTGACTTGATGTCTGCTGACTTGATGTCTATTAGATTGGTGTCTATTGGATTGATATCTAACCGTAAAGTTGACGATCTATAGGAATGGGCTTCTAGGAGCTTTGGTTCAATCCCATCTTATTTCATAGTATTTCACAGCAAATTATAGGATTGAGCAAACACTTGTTCAGCAAGCATTACAGCTTAATCCATCGGGATCCAAGATCTGTCGTACTCATTCGAGGAATTGATATGACTAGCTCTCTAGCTTGTATGCCTCTTTCTAAATACAAAGTCCCAAGAGTTTTAAACCCTCGGGACTCTATTGATTGAAGAGCGATCGCCCTTAGACACCTCACCTCTCAGCCTTTAGCCTGTTTGCCAAATGTTTAAGGTGTAAGGATCAGTATTAGAGCAGACTGCCGACCTCTGCGCCCAACAGTTCAGCGATCGCTTGTCCTTCCGCTGGTGGTTCCGATGGCATCACCTGCCGGGCATCGGTAATCAACCAGTCTAGAGCCGCAGCCTGCACATCAATAGATGCACCGGTTTTGTCTACACAATAGCGACCGAAAACCAGCTTATCAACCAAGCGCACCCCTGCACCCAGGCGCGAATATTCGAAGATGACGCTATTGTCTACCGTTGCACCGCTGCAAATGTAGCAATTTGGGCCAATCATCGACGGGCCAATAATGGTTGCACCATCTTCAATGCGAGACATACCACCAATGTAGACCGGCCCCTGGATGTCAACCTTGTCCCAGTTCACATCCACATTCAGCCCTGCGTAAACGCCAGGCTGCACTTCGCGTCCGGGAATCTCGACGTTTTTAACGTCACCATTCAACACGCCGCGAATGGCACGCCAGTAGTCGGGGACCCGACCAATGTCAACCCATTCGAAGTCCATGGCTACGCCAAAGAACGGAGCATTGTCGGCCACTAAACGCGGAAATAGATCCCCCCCAATATCGAAGGTTTCTCCAGAAGGAATGTAGTCAAAAATTTCTGGCTCGAAGATATAAATCCCGGTGTTGATGTCGGTGCTCAGGGCTTCATCCACCGAAGGCTTTTCTTGGAAGCTCTTAATGCGTCCCTCGTCATCCGTGACCACCACCCCGTAGCTCGATACCTCATCCAGCGGTACAGACTTCATCACCACCGTAGCGATCGCCCCCTTCTCGCGATGCACGCGCACAGCTTCAGTCAAATCAAGATCAATCAGGGCATCCCCGCAGAGCACCACAAACGTGTCATCAAAAAATGGCGAAAAGTCTTGAATGCGGCGCATTCCACCGGCTGACCCTAGGGCTTCCCCAATCAGCTCACCGTCTACAATTCGTCCCTCGAACGAATAGGCAATTTGCACCCCAAAGCGCTGACCATCCCGGAAATAACCTTCAATTTCATTGGCAAGATGGCTAACGTTGACCATGATTTCATCAAAGCCATGCTGGCGCAGTAGCTCTAGCAGAAATTCCATCACAGGTTTCTGCAAAATCGGGATCATGGGCTTGGGAATGGTGTAGGTAATCGGGCGAACACGAGTTCCCTTGCCAGCAGCCAGAATCATAGCTTTCATAAATGTCTATCCCTCTACCTTGGGTTTAACGTCAATGTAGTTGGTTGGTGTGGTTGCTGAGGCATCCCCCTTGAATGAACAAGCGTTGACCCTACCCAACATCACACTGGGTAAGTCTAGGAATGGTGTCACTCCTGCATTCAAGCGATGCATGTACTCGGCAGCCCAGATCGACCCGTGGAAATATGCGGATAACTCTAAATAGGGCATTCGTTTGAGACTAATGGTGAATACAGACCTTACTATTTGAAACCTTAGCTTCATCAGGGGTAACTTGCCAATTGTCTGGCCACTAACTAACGCCTCCACCCGAGAAACAACCCTCAACCTGACACACTTCCATTGCAATGAGCAGCGTTCCACCACAGTTCAAACGATCTGTAGGAGCATCACAAGCAGTGGCTTGCCATAGAGCAGTTGCCTGAAAACATTGCTGAGAGACTTTTGCCAAATGCAAAGGCGTAACTTCTCATTCGACAAAACTTCAACGAATCTTAACAATCTATGCTCGCTGTCTAGTTTAGCAGGTTGTTATGGTCGTATTTGGTGGTGATCATCACAGGACTGTTGGTGGTTGCGGGCTAGGTGCCGATTGCAACGCTAGCCCCCAAGCCCTGCGCAGAATGCCCCCTTAATCTGGTAATACAACAGCAGACAGTTCAGACAGTTCACTGGCGGCCAGAGCTTGGGCGTCTAAACTGCGCAAATGTAGATCTTGGTAGAACTGTTCTTGGGCTAATTCCACCTTCGACTGAGACGATAGGTAGAGCAAGGCCCAAAAAACGCCGACGCGATCGCCCTGTTCGGAGTGAGCTTCACTACCAGAATCAGGCTTAACAAACTCAGAGAGCCCGTGGCCAGGCGGATCCATCCAATAGTCTAGTAGGCG is a genomic window of Candidatus Obscuribacterales bacterium containing:
- the acnB gene encoding bifunctional aconitate hydratase 2/2-methylisocitrate dehydratase; this translates as MLEQYRQHVAERAALGIPPLPLTAEQTADLCELLKNPPPGEEDTLLALLRDRIPPGVDQASYVKASFLTAIAKGEVTSPLLPPHDAVVLLGTMMGGYSVQALIEVLKLDDAALAQTAAEALSKTLLVYDAFHDVMELAETNSYAKQVVDSWANADWFTKRSTVPEQITVTVFKVPGETNTDDLSPAPHATTRPDIPLHALVMLESRIPNALTILEQLKEKGHPVVYVGDVVGTGSSRKSAINSVLWHIGDDIPCVPNKRSGGYILGGAIAPIFFNTAEDSGALPIECDVAQMETGDVITIYPYKGEITNEAGEVISTFSLKPETILDEVRAGGRIPLLIGRSLTDKTRLALGLPPSDLFVRPATPADTGKGFTLAQKMVGKACGLPGVRPGTSCEPMMTTVGSQDTTGPMTRDEMKELACLGFSADLVMQSFCHTAAYPKPVDIKTHQDLPDFFAERGGVALRPGDGIIHSWLNRMLLPDTVGTGGDSHTRFPMGISFPAGSGLVAFAAAIGAMPLDMPESVLVRFTGELQPGITLRDVVNAIPYVAIQKGLLTVEKKNKKNVFSGRIMEMEGLPDLKLEQAFELTDATAERSCAGCTIKLSEETVAEYLRSNIALMKNMIARGYQDARTLTRRIAKMEEWLANPYLMSADPDAEYAEVIEIDLNEIKEPLVAAPNDPDNIKTLSEVAGDPIHEIFIGSCMTNIGHYRAAAKVMEGAGPVQGRLWICPPTRMDEKQLREEGYYGIFAAAGARTEMPGCSLCMGNQARVADETTVMSTSTRNFNNRMGKGAQVYLGSAELSAACALLGRIPTMEEYLEVVANKINPFASELYRYLNFDQIAKFEDEGRVIPLDQMPKIEDILGMPAATR
- a CDS encoding NAD(P)H-quinone oxidoreductase subunit L, whose amino-acid sequence is MVITLLLYAALGGAYLLVMPVAILFYLQQRWYIASSIERVLMYFMVFFFFPGLLVLSPFVNLRPQKRQLS
- a CDS encoding DUF3007 family protein — encoded protein: MRRIDVIGVGFGIFAAGGLIYLGLRGAGLEGANAGIWSQVILLGGVGGWLVTYLFRAGTHTMTYNQQLRDYEDAVLQKRLDEMTPEELAALQAKLDQESESSSDATADSE
- the trpA gene encoding tryptophan synthase subunit alpha, giving the protein MVSVSQRMNALRDRGQCALVPFITAGDPDLETTAKALRLLDANGADFIELGVPYSDPLADGPVIQAAATRALANGTKLEQVLDMVRTVSPDLQAPIILFTYYNPILNRGLDTFFQTIAEAGVKGIVIPDLPLEEVGGVMAAANQAAVEVTLLVAPTSPMERIKAIAAQSQGFIYLVSVTGVTGMRTQMGNRAKELLSDLRGVTDKSIGVGFGISQPEQARQVMEWGADAVIVGSAFVKRLAEGTPEQGLKAIASFCQSLKAAITADQG
- a CDS encoding glycoside hydrolase family 19 protein encodes the protein MNTSSHLQTWRTQAGSTLRVLIPRIASSTLTATDGLVDDLLRALGEQPPRSLGREPYVGLFGQKPVNELREQAAAGVQVYLERLRLPSILPMDEQADALIRSLKGFSIARPVGVYPYEGLFGYTQVNISTLQLQLWRQQGGQHLRRLVAEIPDVTPTAADDLADSLLRALGRQPGRPSNRLPYQGVIVLPESVPFPEFRRRAADALQVFITNINSDRLGSTDAVVDDVIRKITTLRGLNQLPGRPVERLPYQGLFPTIQEVTESQLVQIAPTAQRSQIRKFLPHLNATLVEFNISTSLRKAHFLSQVAHESANFNAVEEFADGSDYEGRADLGNFFAGDGRRYKGRGLIQITGRFNYRQCGDALGVDLVQQPTLLATDVLACRSAGWYWDSRQLNVWADRDNVEQVTLMINGGYNGLDDRKAKLAAAKRAFGI
- a CDS encoding NDP-sugar synthase — protein: MKAMILAAGKGTRVRPITYTIPKPMIPILQKPVMEFLLELLRQHGFDEIMVNVSHLANEIEGYFRDGQRFGVQIAYSFEGRIVDGELIGEALGSAGGMRRIQDFSPFFDDTFVVLCGDALIDLDLTEAVRVHREKGAIATVVMKSVPLDEVSSYGVVVTDDEGRIKSFQEKPSVDEALSTDINTGIYIFEPEIFDYIPSGETFDIGGDLFPRLVADNAPFFGVAMDFEWVDIGRVPDYWRAIRGVLNGDVKNVEIPGREVQPGVYAGLNVDVNWDKVDIQGPVYIGGMSRIEDGATIIGPSMIGPNCYICSGATVDNSVIFEYSRLGAGVRLVDKLVFGRYCVDKTGASIDVQAAALDWLITDARQVMPSEPPAEGQAIAELLGAEVGSLL